Proteins found in one Ovis aries strain OAR_USU_Benz2616 breed Rambouillet chromosome 19, ARS-UI_Ramb_v3.0, whole genome shotgun sequence genomic segment:
- the URGCP gene encoding up-regulator of cell proliferation isoform X3: MEGDDCEFHYGEGPNESQDSDFPIEERSRLQEMLFLLGLETYQTQKLSLQDALQISSDSMKNWAPQTPKDLPWNFLRKLQALNAEARNTTMVLDLPRDTRPVEKESQMEEEIIYWDTAEDISADIYSFSELPTPDTPVNPLDLLCALLLSSDSFLQQEIVSKMSLCQFALPLILPDPENHYHTFLLWAMRGTVRTWGSQPPRVVGSFREDSMVLSRAPAFAFVRMEVSSNSKSQLLNDVLSPGHRQQDCFWHRDLNLGTNPREIADGLVEISWFLPSGREDLDIFPEPMAFLNLRGDIGSHWLQFKFLTEISSAIFILTDNISKKEYKLLSSMKGSTTKYYFILSPYRGKRNTNLRFLNRLIPVLKMDHSHVLVKVSSTDSVGFVRRVRAIVTHVTRSPCRRVSVEDMANAARKLGLKVDEDCEECQRAKDRMEQITRKIKDLETYCRDELRLQGEPWRKVAQVEKELCQIQWASEPPEKYRAELRHRLLELRMQQNDHDPSWGVQEFISGISSPSLGEKQYFLKWMEWGLARVAQPRPRPSPEMIFTLRPKHCGAMDFSEPFWPEPLGVEHFLREMGQFYEAESCLVEAGKLPAGQRRFAHFPGLALELLLKGLPLELIDGNTLSPALRWVTGLLKELHVRLERRSRLVVLSALGMPGTGKSTLLNTMFGLRFVTGRGRGPRGAFMQLIKVAESFSQDLGCDHILVIDSGGLIAGVRTEAGERFEREASLATLIMGLSNVTVVSLAETRNIPPAILHAFLRLEKTGHMPNYQFVYQNLHDVSALGSKPRERRQLLDQPSDVGRATVQMEKQGDGIQTLADLAFWDPEKQHIWHIPGLWHGVPPMAAVNLAYSEAIFELKRCLLENIRNGLSNQNKNIQQLIELVRRL; the protein is encoded by the coding sequence aggagaggagcagaCTACAAGAAATGCTGTTCCTTTTGGGACTAGAGACATACCAAACACAGAAACTCAGCCTCCAGGACGCCTTACAGATCAGCAGTGACAGCATGAAGAACTGGGCTCCTCAGACTCCCAAAGACTTGCCCTGGAATTTCCTCAGGAAGCTGCAGGCCCTCAATGCTGAGGCCAGGAATACCACCATGGTCTTGGACCTTCCCCGGGACACCAGGCCTGTGGAGAAGGAGAGCCAAATGGAAGAGGAGATCATCTACTGGGACACGGCTGAGGACATCTCAGCAGACATCTATTCCTTCTCCGAGCTGCCAACACCCGACACACCTGTGAATCCCTTGGACCTTCTCTGTGCCCTTCTGCTTTCCTCTGATAGTTTCCTGCAACAGGAAATTGTGTCAAAAATGTCTCTCTGCCAGTTTGCACTCCCTCTCATTTTGCCTGACCCAGAAAACCACTACCACACATTTCTGCTGTGGGCCATGAGGGGGACTGTGCGGACATGGGGATCACAGCCCCCAAGGGTGGTGGGAAGCTTCAGAGAAGACAGCATGGTCCTGTCCCGAGCACCTGCCTTCGCCTTTGTGCGCATGGAGGTCAGCAGCAACTCCAAATCCCAGCTTCTCAACGACGTGCTCAGCCCCGGCCACAGGCAGCAGGACTGTTTCTGGCATCGGGATCTGAACTTGGGCACCAACCCTCGGGAGATAGCAGACGGGCTGGTAGAAATTTCCTGGTTTCTTCCCAGTGGCAGGGAGGACTTGGATATTTTCCCAGAGCCCATGGCCTTCCTAAACTTGAGAGGTGACATTGGGTCTCACTGGCTGCAGTTCAAGTTCTTGACAGAAATCTCCTCGGCCATATTCATCTTGACTGACAACATCAGTAAGAAGGAATACAAATTACTGTCTTCCATGAAGGGGTCAACCACAAAATACTACTTCATCCTGAGTCCCTACCGTGGGAAACGAAACACAAACCTGAGATTTCTGAACAGGTTAATTCCCGTGCTGAAGATGGACCACTCTCACGTCCTCGTGAAGGTCAGCAGCACAGACAGTGTGGGCTTCGTGCGTAGGGTCCGCGCCATTGTCACTCATGTGACCCGGTCCCCCTGCAGGAGGGTATCCGTGGAGGACATGGCGAATGCGGCCCGCAAGCTGGGGCTGAAGGTCGATGAGGACTGCGAGGAGTGTCAGCGGGCAAAGGACCGGATGGAGCAGATCACCAGGAAAATCAAGGACTTGGAAACCTACTGCAGGGATGAGCTGAGGCTACAGGGGGAACCTTGGAGAAAGGTGGCCCAGGTGGAAAAGGAGCTCTGCCAGATCCAGTGGGCCAGTGAACCTCCGGAGAAGTACAGGGCTGAGCTGAGGCATCGGTTACTGGAACTTCGAATGCAGCAGAATGATCATGACCCTTCCTGGGGGGTCCAGGAGTTCATCTCAGGCATCAGCAGCCCCTCCCTGGGGGAGAAGCAGTATTTCCTGAAGTGGATGGAGTGGGGACTGGCCCGGGTTGCCCAGCCAAGGCCAAGACCATCTCCAGAGATGATTTTTACCCTGAGACCAAAGCACTGTGGGGCCATGGACTTCAGTGAGCCGTTCTGGCCTGAGCCCCTGGGAGTGGAGCATTTCCTGCGGGAGATGGGACAGTTTTACGAGGCCGAAAGCTGCCTTGTGGAGGCAGGGAAGCTGCCAGCAGGGCAGAGGCGGTTTGCCCACTTCCCAGGCTTGGCCTTGGAGCTGCTGCTGAAGGGGCTTCCCCTGGAGCTGATCGATGGGAACACCTTGAGCCCTGCCTTGCGCTGGGTCACAGGGCTCCTGAAGGAGCTACATGTCCGCCTGGAGAGGAGGTCGCGCCTGGTAGTCCTTTCAGCACTTGGCATGCCAGGCACCGGCAAGTCCACCCTTCTCAATACCATGTTCGGGCTGCGGTTTGTCACAGGAAGGGGCCGTGGTCCTCGAGGGGCCTTCATGCAGCTCATTAAGGTGGCCGAGAGCTTTAGCCAGGACCTGGGCTGTGATCACATCCTGGTAATAGACTCCGGGGGCTTGATAGCTGGAGTCCGGACCGAGGCAGGGGAGAGGTTTGAGCGGGAGGCTTCCCTGGCCACTTTGATTATGGGGCTGAGCAATGTCACTGTGGTCAGTTTAGCTGAAACAAGGAACATTCCACCAGCTATTCTGCATGCATTTCTAAGGCTGGAAAAAACAGGGCACATGCCCAACTATCAGTTTGTATACCAGAACCTTCATGATGTGTCTGCCCTTGGCTCCAAGCCAAGAGAGCGGAGGCAGCTCCTGGACCAGCCCAGTGATGTGGGCAGAGCCACAGTGCAAATGGAGAAACAGGGTGATGGGATCCAGACGCTGGCTGACCTGGCCTTTTGGGACCCTGAGAAGCAGCACATTTGGCACATCCCTGGCCTGTGGCATGGAGTGCCTCCCATGGCCGCTGTGAACTTGGCGTACAGTGAAGCCATTTTTGAACTGAAGAGATGCCTGCTAGAAAACATCAGGAATGGCCTGTCcaaccaaaataaaaacattcagcaGCTCATTGAGCTGGTAAGACGGCTGTGA
- the URGCP gene encoding up-regulator of cell proliferation isoform X2, with product MASSGHSDLGEVASGIKASERRTAVAIADLEWREMEGDDCEFHYGEGPNESQDSDFPIEERSRLQEMLFLLGLETYQTQKLSLQDALQISSDSMKNWAPQTPKDLPWNFLRKLQALNAEARNTTMVLDLPRDTRPVEKESQMEEEIIYWDTAEDISADIYSFSELPTPDTPVNPLDLLCALLLSSDSFLQQEIVSKMSLCQFALPLILPDPENHYHTFLLWAMRGTVRTWGSQPPRVVGSFREDSMVLSRAPAFAFVRMEVSSNSKSQLLNDVLSPGHRQQDCFWHRDLNLGTNPREIADGLVEISWFLPSGREDLDIFPEPMAFLNLRGDIGSHWLQFKFLTEISSAIFILTDNISKKEYKLLSSMKGSTTKYYFILSPYRGKRNTNLRFLNRLIPVLKMDHSHVLVKVSSTDSVGFVRRVRAIVTHVTRSPCRRVSVEDMANAARKLGLKVDEDCEECQRAKDRMEQITRKIKDLETYCRDELRLQGEPWRKVAQVEKELCQIQWASEPPEKYRAELRHRLLELRMQQNDHDPSWGVQEFISGISSPSLGEKQYFLKWMEWGLARVAQPRPRPSPEMIFTLRPKHCGAMDFSEPFWPEPLGVEHFLREMGQFYEAESCLVEAGKLPAGQRRFAHFPGLALELLLKGLPLELIDGNTLSPALRWVTGLLKELHVRLERRSRLVVLSALGMPGTGKSTLLNTMFGLRFVTGRGRGPRGAFMQLIKVAESFSQDLGCDHILVIDSGGLIAGVRTEAGERFEREASLATLIMGLSNVTVVSLAETRNIPPAILHAFLRLEKTGHMPNYQFVYQNLHDVSALGSKPRERRQLLDQPSDVGRATVQMEKQGDGIQTLADLAFWDPEKQHIWHIPGLWHGVPPMAAVNLAYSEAIFELKRCLLENIRNGLSNQNKNIQQLIELVRRL from the coding sequence aggagaggagcagaCTACAAGAAATGCTGTTCCTTTTGGGACTAGAGACATACCAAACACAGAAACTCAGCCTCCAGGACGCCTTACAGATCAGCAGTGACAGCATGAAGAACTGGGCTCCTCAGACTCCCAAAGACTTGCCCTGGAATTTCCTCAGGAAGCTGCAGGCCCTCAATGCTGAGGCCAGGAATACCACCATGGTCTTGGACCTTCCCCGGGACACCAGGCCTGTGGAGAAGGAGAGCCAAATGGAAGAGGAGATCATCTACTGGGACACGGCTGAGGACATCTCAGCAGACATCTATTCCTTCTCCGAGCTGCCAACACCCGACACACCTGTGAATCCCTTGGACCTTCTCTGTGCCCTTCTGCTTTCCTCTGATAGTTTCCTGCAACAGGAAATTGTGTCAAAAATGTCTCTCTGCCAGTTTGCACTCCCTCTCATTTTGCCTGACCCAGAAAACCACTACCACACATTTCTGCTGTGGGCCATGAGGGGGACTGTGCGGACATGGGGATCACAGCCCCCAAGGGTGGTGGGAAGCTTCAGAGAAGACAGCATGGTCCTGTCCCGAGCACCTGCCTTCGCCTTTGTGCGCATGGAGGTCAGCAGCAACTCCAAATCCCAGCTTCTCAACGACGTGCTCAGCCCCGGCCACAGGCAGCAGGACTGTTTCTGGCATCGGGATCTGAACTTGGGCACCAACCCTCGGGAGATAGCAGACGGGCTGGTAGAAATTTCCTGGTTTCTTCCCAGTGGCAGGGAGGACTTGGATATTTTCCCAGAGCCCATGGCCTTCCTAAACTTGAGAGGTGACATTGGGTCTCACTGGCTGCAGTTCAAGTTCTTGACAGAAATCTCCTCGGCCATATTCATCTTGACTGACAACATCAGTAAGAAGGAATACAAATTACTGTCTTCCATGAAGGGGTCAACCACAAAATACTACTTCATCCTGAGTCCCTACCGTGGGAAACGAAACACAAACCTGAGATTTCTGAACAGGTTAATTCCCGTGCTGAAGATGGACCACTCTCACGTCCTCGTGAAGGTCAGCAGCACAGACAGTGTGGGCTTCGTGCGTAGGGTCCGCGCCATTGTCACTCATGTGACCCGGTCCCCCTGCAGGAGGGTATCCGTGGAGGACATGGCGAATGCGGCCCGCAAGCTGGGGCTGAAGGTCGATGAGGACTGCGAGGAGTGTCAGCGGGCAAAGGACCGGATGGAGCAGATCACCAGGAAAATCAAGGACTTGGAAACCTACTGCAGGGATGAGCTGAGGCTACAGGGGGAACCTTGGAGAAAGGTGGCCCAGGTGGAAAAGGAGCTCTGCCAGATCCAGTGGGCCAGTGAACCTCCGGAGAAGTACAGGGCTGAGCTGAGGCATCGGTTACTGGAACTTCGAATGCAGCAGAATGATCATGACCCTTCCTGGGGGGTCCAGGAGTTCATCTCAGGCATCAGCAGCCCCTCCCTGGGGGAGAAGCAGTATTTCCTGAAGTGGATGGAGTGGGGACTGGCCCGGGTTGCCCAGCCAAGGCCAAGACCATCTCCAGAGATGATTTTTACCCTGAGACCAAAGCACTGTGGGGCCATGGACTTCAGTGAGCCGTTCTGGCCTGAGCCCCTGGGAGTGGAGCATTTCCTGCGGGAGATGGGACAGTTTTACGAGGCCGAAAGCTGCCTTGTGGAGGCAGGGAAGCTGCCAGCAGGGCAGAGGCGGTTTGCCCACTTCCCAGGCTTGGCCTTGGAGCTGCTGCTGAAGGGGCTTCCCCTGGAGCTGATCGATGGGAACACCTTGAGCCCTGCCTTGCGCTGGGTCACAGGGCTCCTGAAGGAGCTACATGTCCGCCTGGAGAGGAGGTCGCGCCTGGTAGTCCTTTCAGCACTTGGCATGCCAGGCACCGGCAAGTCCACCCTTCTCAATACCATGTTCGGGCTGCGGTTTGTCACAGGAAGGGGCCGTGGTCCTCGAGGGGCCTTCATGCAGCTCATTAAGGTGGCCGAGAGCTTTAGCCAGGACCTGGGCTGTGATCACATCCTGGTAATAGACTCCGGGGGCTTGATAGCTGGAGTCCGGACCGAGGCAGGGGAGAGGTTTGAGCGGGAGGCTTCCCTGGCCACTTTGATTATGGGGCTGAGCAATGTCACTGTGGTCAGTTTAGCTGAAACAAGGAACATTCCACCAGCTATTCTGCATGCATTTCTAAGGCTGGAAAAAACAGGGCACATGCCCAACTATCAGTTTGTATACCAGAACCTTCATGATGTGTCTGCCCTTGGCTCCAAGCCAAGAGAGCGGAGGCAGCTCCTGGACCAGCCCAGTGATGTGGGCAGAGCCACAGTGCAAATGGAGAAACAGGGTGATGGGATCCAGACGCTGGCTGACCTGGCCTTTTGGGACCCTGAGAAGCAGCACATTTGGCACATCCCTGGCCTGTGGCATGGAGTGCCTCCCATGGCCGCTGTGAACTTGGCGTACAGTGAAGCCATTTTTGAACTGAAGAGATGCCTGCTAGAAAACATCAGGAATGGCCTGTCcaaccaaaataaaaacattcagcaGCTCATTGAGCTGGTAAGACGGCTGTGA
- the URGCP gene encoding up-regulator of cell proliferation isoform X1 yields the protein MASWTRWTLGCFSDYCPRALLEGHRLRPGHICLTYDRHSDLGEVASGIKASERRTAVAIADLEWREMEGDDCEFHYGEGPNESQDSDFPIEERSRLQEMLFLLGLETYQTQKLSLQDALQISSDSMKNWAPQTPKDLPWNFLRKLQALNAEARNTTMVLDLPRDTRPVEKESQMEEEIIYWDTAEDISADIYSFSELPTPDTPVNPLDLLCALLLSSDSFLQQEIVSKMSLCQFALPLILPDPENHYHTFLLWAMRGTVRTWGSQPPRVVGSFREDSMVLSRAPAFAFVRMEVSSNSKSQLLNDVLSPGHRQQDCFWHRDLNLGTNPREIADGLVEISWFLPSGREDLDIFPEPMAFLNLRGDIGSHWLQFKFLTEISSAIFILTDNISKKEYKLLSSMKGSTTKYYFILSPYRGKRNTNLRFLNRLIPVLKMDHSHVLVKVSSTDSVGFVRRVRAIVTHVTRSPCRRVSVEDMANAARKLGLKVDEDCEECQRAKDRMEQITRKIKDLETYCRDELRLQGEPWRKVAQVEKELCQIQWASEPPEKYRAELRHRLLELRMQQNDHDPSWGVQEFISGISSPSLGEKQYFLKWMEWGLARVAQPRPRPSPEMIFTLRPKHCGAMDFSEPFWPEPLGVEHFLREMGQFYEAESCLVEAGKLPAGQRRFAHFPGLALELLLKGLPLELIDGNTLSPALRWVTGLLKELHVRLERRSRLVVLSALGMPGTGKSTLLNTMFGLRFVTGRGRGPRGAFMQLIKVAESFSQDLGCDHILVIDSGGLIAGVRTEAGERFEREASLATLIMGLSNVTVVSLAETRNIPPAILHAFLRLEKTGHMPNYQFVYQNLHDVSALGSKPRERRQLLDQPSDVGRATVQMEKQGDGIQTLADLAFWDPEKQHIWHIPGLWHGVPPMAAVNLAYSEAIFELKRCLLENIRNGLSNQNKNIQQLIELVRRL from the coding sequence aggagaggagcagaCTACAAGAAATGCTGTTCCTTTTGGGACTAGAGACATACCAAACACAGAAACTCAGCCTCCAGGACGCCTTACAGATCAGCAGTGACAGCATGAAGAACTGGGCTCCTCAGACTCCCAAAGACTTGCCCTGGAATTTCCTCAGGAAGCTGCAGGCCCTCAATGCTGAGGCCAGGAATACCACCATGGTCTTGGACCTTCCCCGGGACACCAGGCCTGTGGAGAAGGAGAGCCAAATGGAAGAGGAGATCATCTACTGGGACACGGCTGAGGACATCTCAGCAGACATCTATTCCTTCTCCGAGCTGCCAACACCCGACACACCTGTGAATCCCTTGGACCTTCTCTGTGCCCTTCTGCTTTCCTCTGATAGTTTCCTGCAACAGGAAATTGTGTCAAAAATGTCTCTCTGCCAGTTTGCACTCCCTCTCATTTTGCCTGACCCAGAAAACCACTACCACACATTTCTGCTGTGGGCCATGAGGGGGACTGTGCGGACATGGGGATCACAGCCCCCAAGGGTGGTGGGAAGCTTCAGAGAAGACAGCATGGTCCTGTCCCGAGCACCTGCCTTCGCCTTTGTGCGCATGGAGGTCAGCAGCAACTCCAAATCCCAGCTTCTCAACGACGTGCTCAGCCCCGGCCACAGGCAGCAGGACTGTTTCTGGCATCGGGATCTGAACTTGGGCACCAACCCTCGGGAGATAGCAGACGGGCTGGTAGAAATTTCCTGGTTTCTTCCCAGTGGCAGGGAGGACTTGGATATTTTCCCAGAGCCCATGGCCTTCCTAAACTTGAGAGGTGACATTGGGTCTCACTGGCTGCAGTTCAAGTTCTTGACAGAAATCTCCTCGGCCATATTCATCTTGACTGACAACATCAGTAAGAAGGAATACAAATTACTGTCTTCCATGAAGGGGTCAACCACAAAATACTACTTCATCCTGAGTCCCTACCGTGGGAAACGAAACACAAACCTGAGATTTCTGAACAGGTTAATTCCCGTGCTGAAGATGGACCACTCTCACGTCCTCGTGAAGGTCAGCAGCACAGACAGTGTGGGCTTCGTGCGTAGGGTCCGCGCCATTGTCACTCATGTGACCCGGTCCCCCTGCAGGAGGGTATCCGTGGAGGACATGGCGAATGCGGCCCGCAAGCTGGGGCTGAAGGTCGATGAGGACTGCGAGGAGTGTCAGCGGGCAAAGGACCGGATGGAGCAGATCACCAGGAAAATCAAGGACTTGGAAACCTACTGCAGGGATGAGCTGAGGCTACAGGGGGAACCTTGGAGAAAGGTGGCCCAGGTGGAAAAGGAGCTCTGCCAGATCCAGTGGGCCAGTGAACCTCCGGAGAAGTACAGGGCTGAGCTGAGGCATCGGTTACTGGAACTTCGAATGCAGCAGAATGATCATGACCCTTCCTGGGGGGTCCAGGAGTTCATCTCAGGCATCAGCAGCCCCTCCCTGGGGGAGAAGCAGTATTTCCTGAAGTGGATGGAGTGGGGACTGGCCCGGGTTGCCCAGCCAAGGCCAAGACCATCTCCAGAGATGATTTTTACCCTGAGACCAAAGCACTGTGGGGCCATGGACTTCAGTGAGCCGTTCTGGCCTGAGCCCCTGGGAGTGGAGCATTTCCTGCGGGAGATGGGACAGTTTTACGAGGCCGAAAGCTGCCTTGTGGAGGCAGGGAAGCTGCCAGCAGGGCAGAGGCGGTTTGCCCACTTCCCAGGCTTGGCCTTGGAGCTGCTGCTGAAGGGGCTTCCCCTGGAGCTGATCGATGGGAACACCTTGAGCCCTGCCTTGCGCTGGGTCACAGGGCTCCTGAAGGAGCTACATGTCCGCCTGGAGAGGAGGTCGCGCCTGGTAGTCCTTTCAGCACTTGGCATGCCAGGCACCGGCAAGTCCACCCTTCTCAATACCATGTTCGGGCTGCGGTTTGTCACAGGAAGGGGCCGTGGTCCTCGAGGGGCCTTCATGCAGCTCATTAAGGTGGCCGAGAGCTTTAGCCAGGACCTGGGCTGTGATCACATCCTGGTAATAGACTCCGGGGGCTTGATAGCTGGAGTCCGGACCGAGGCAGGGGAGAGGTTTGAGCGGGAGGCTTCCCTGGCCACTTTGATTATGGGGCTGAGCAATGTCACTGTGGTCAGTTTAGCTGAAACAAGGAACATTCCACCAGCTATTCTGCATGCATTTCTAAGGCTGGAAAAAACAGGGCACATGCCCAACTATCAGTTTGTATACCAGAACCTTCATGATGTGTCTGCCCTTGGCTCCAAGCCAAGAGAGCGGAGGCAGCTCCTGGACCAGCCCAGTGATGTGGGCAGAGCCACAGTGCAAATGGAGAAACAGGGTGATGGGATCCAGACGCTGGCTGACCTGGCCTTTTGGGACCCTGAGAAGCAGCACATTTGGCACATCCCTGGCCTGTGGCATGGAGTGCCTCCCATGGCCGCTGTGAACTTGGCGTACAGTGAAGCCATTTTTGAACTGAAGAGATGCCTGCTAGAAAACATCAGGAATGGCCTGTCcaaccaaaataaaaacattcagcaGCTCATTGAGCTGGTAAGACGGCTGTGA